The Mesorhizobium loti genome includes a region encoding these proteins:
- the hpaE gene encoding 5-carboxymethyl-2-hydroxymuconate semialdehyde dehydrogenase yields the protein MSDLQGNLNKAEAYLARFKRDGVLNQIGGEAVPALDGTTFETLSPVDLKPLAKVARGGAADIDRAARAAKAAFPAWAALPGEARKKLLHKIADAIEARAEEIAFVECMDTGQALKFMAKAALRGAENFRFFADRAPEARDGETLRTTGQVNLTTRVPIGPVGIITPWNTPFMLSTWKIAPALAAGCTVVHKPAEFSPLSARLLIEIAEEAGLPKGVWNLVNGLGEDAGKALTEHPDIKAIGFVGESRTGSMIMKQGADTLKRVHFELGGKNPVIVFADADLERAADAAVFMIYSLNGERCTSSSRLLVEASVYESFTAKVAERAKRIVVGHPLDPKTVVGPLIHPVHEKKVLSYIDIGRSEGATLAVGGGKVDGPGGGCYVGPTLFTNVSNGMRIAQEEIFGPVLSAIPFKDEAEALALANDTQYGLTGYLWTSDVTRAFRFTDTLDAGMIWVNSENVRHLPTPFGGVKNSGIGRDGGDHSFDFYMETKNVAFATTAHAIQKLGG from the coding sequence ATGTCCGACCTGCAAGGCAATCTGAACAAGGCCGAGGCCTATCTGGCCCGCTTCAAGCGCGACGGCGTGTTGAACCAGATCGGCGGCGAGGCGGTGCCGGCGCTCGACGGCACGACGTTCGAAACGCTGTCGCCGGTCGACCTCAAGCCGCTGGCCAAGGTCGCGCGCGGCGGCGCCGCCGACATCGACCGCGCCGCCAGGGCGGCCAAGGCGGCGTTTCCGGCCTGGGCCGCGTTGCCGGGCGAGGCGCGCAAGAAGCTGCTGCACAAAATCGCCGACGCGATCGAGGCGCGCGCCGAGGAGATCGCCTTCGTCGAATGCATGGATACCGGCCAGGCGCTGAAGTTCATGGCCAAGGCGGCGTTGCGCGGCGCCGAGAATTTCCGCTTCTTCGCCGACCGTGCGCCCGAAGCGCGCGACGGCGAGACGCTGCGCACGACAGGCCAGGTCAACCTGACCACACGGGTGCCGATCGGCCCGGTCGGCATCATCACGCCGTGGAACACGCCGTTCATGCTGTCGACCTGGAAGATCGCGCCGGCGCTGGCGGCCGGCTGCACCGTGGTTCATAAGCCGGCTGAATTCTCGCCGCTGAGCGCCCGCCTGCTGATCGAGATCGCCGAGGAAGCCGGCCTGCCGAAAGGTGTGTGGAACCTGGTCAACGGTCTTGGCGAAGATGCCGGCAAGGCGCTGACCGAGCATCCCGACATCAAGGCGATCGGCTTTGTCGGCGAGAGCCGCACCGGCTCGATGATCATGAAACAGGGCGCCGACACGCTGAAGCGCGTGCATTTCGAGCTTGGCGGCAAGAACCCGGTGATCGTCTTTGCCGACGCCGATCTCGAGCGCGCCGCCGATGCCGCCGTGTTCATGATCTATTCGCTGAATGGCGAACGCTGCACCTCATCGTCGCGCCTGCTGGTCGAAGCCTCGGTCTATGAGAGCTTCACCGCCAAGGTCGCGGAGAGGGCGAAGCGCATCGTCGTCGGCCACCCGCTCGATCCGAAGACGGTGGTCGGGCCGCTCATCCATCCGGTGCATGAAAAGAAGGTGCTGTCCTATATCGACATCGGCAGGTCGGAGGGGGCCACGCTCGCCGTCGGCGGCGGCAAGGTCGATGGTCCGGGCGGCGGCTGCTATGTCGGCCCGACCCTGTTCACCAACGTCTCCAACGGCATGCGCATCGCCCAGGAGGAGATCTTCGGGCCGGTGCTGAGCGCCATTCCCTTCAAGGACGAGGCCGAAGCGCTGGCGCTGGCCAACGACACGCAATACGGCTTGACCGGCTATCTCTGGACCTCGGACGTCACCCGCGCGTTTCGCTTCACCGACACGCTGGATGCCGGCATGATCTGGGTCAATTCCGAGAATGTGCGGCATTTGCCGACGCCGTTCGGCGGCGTCAAGAATTCCGGCATCGGCCGCGACGGCGGCGACCATTCCTTCGATTTCTACATGGAGACGAAGAACGTGGCCTTCGCGACGACCGCGCACGCGATCCAGAAACTTGGCGGCTGA
- the hpaD gene encoding 3,4-dihydroxyphenylacetate 2,3-dioxygenase, which translates to MPLPKPNLYPAFNIVRLSHVELAVTDLAKSRAFYVDTLGLQVTDETSDAIYLRALEERGHHCIVLKKAAAAEARDLGFKLFSEEDLDKAEHFFKGKSLPVEWVERPYQSRTFRTRDPHGIPLEFYAQMDRLPPIHQKYALYKGVKPLRIDHFNCFSPNVDESVAFYNELGFRVTEYTEDASSGKLWAAWTHRKGGVHDIAFTNGVGPRLHHVAFWVPTPLNIIDLLDLMATTGYLPNIERGPGRHGISNAFFLYVRDPDNHRIEIYCSDYQTVDPDLEPIKWDLKDPQRQTLWGAPAPKSWFEEGSTFAGARARQPDLTASPIIAP; encoded by the coding sequence ATGCCCTTGCCCAAGCCCAATCTCTACCCCGCCTTCAACATCGTGCGCCTCAGCCATGTCGAGCTGGCCGTCACCGACCTCGCCAAATCCCGCGCCTTCTATGTGGATACGCTCGGCCTGCAGGTCACCGACGAGACATCGGACGCCATCTATCTCAGGGCGCTGGAGGAGCGCGGGCACCATTGCATCGTGCTGAAGAAGGCGGCAGCAGCCGAAGCGCGCGACCTCGGCTTCAAGCTGTTCTCCGAGGAGGACCTCGACAAGGCCGAACATTTCTTCAAAGGCAAAAGCCTGCCTGTGGAATGGGTCGAGCGGCCCTACCAGTCGCGCACCTTCCGCACCCGCGATCCGCACGGCATACCGCTCGAATTCTATGCCCAGATGGATCGGCTGCCGCCGATCCACCAGAAATATGCGCTCTACAAGGGCGTCAAGCCGCTGCGCATCGACCACTTCAACTGCTTCTCGCCCAATGTCGACGAGTCCGTCGCCTTCTACAACGAGCTCGGCTTCCGGGTGACCGAGTATACCGAGGATGCCAGTAGCGGAAAGCTGTGGGCGGCGTGGACACATCGCAAGGGCGGCGTGCACGACATCGCCTTCACCAACGGCGTCGGTCCGCGCCTGCACCACGTCGCCTTCTGGGTGCCGACGCCGCTCAACATCATCGACCTGCTCGATCTGATGGCGACGACAGGCTATCTGCCGAACATCGAACGCGGGCCCGGCCGGCACGGCATCTCCAATGCCTTCTTCCTGTATGTCCGTGATCCGGACAACCACCGCATCGAGATCTATTGCTCGGATTACCAGACCGTCGATCCGGACCTGGAGCCGATCAAGTGGGACCTCAAGGACCCGCAGCGCCAGACGCTGTGGGGCGCGCCGGCGCCGAAAAGCTGGTTCGAGGAGGGCAGCACCTTCGCCGGCGCCAGGGCACGCCAGCCGGATTTGACGGCATCGCCGATCATTGCGCCGTGA
- a CDS encoding fumarylacetoacetate hydrolase family protein: MIAHGRLATFTAGGKARYGAATGKGVVDLSARHGQWPTLREVIEAGALRRLAEEAEAFPIDFPLDAIAYEIPVPSPEKIICVGVNYPDRNEEYKDGQAAASNPSLFVRFPRSFVGHGAPLVRPPESPQLDYEGEIVIVIGKAGRRIAEADALGHIAALSLCNEGTIRDWVRHAKFNVTQGKNFDRSGSIGPWLVPFTDEAQIADIALTTRVNGELRQQDRTSRMIFSFRKIIAYVSTFTTLVPGDIIVTGTPTGAGARFEPPIWLKPGDVIEVEADGIGVLRNGVVDEAGQ; this comes from the coding sequence ATGATTGCACATGGGCGGCTCGCCACCTTCACCGCCGGCGGCAAGGCGCGCTATGGCGCGGCCACCGGCAAGGGTGTCGTCGACCTGTCGGCGCGCCACGGTCAATGGCCGACGCTACGCGAAGTGATCGAGGCCGGCGCCTTGCGGCGGCTGGCGGAAGAGGCCGAGGCCTTCCCGATCGATTTTCCGCTCGACGCCATCGCCTACGAAATCCCGGTGCCTTCACCGGAAAAGATCATCTGCGTCGGCGTCAACTATCCGGACCGCAACGAGGAGTACAAGGACGGCCAGGCGGCGGCCTCCAACCCGTCGCTGTTCGTCCGCTTTCCCCGCTCCTTCGTCGGCCATGGCGCGCCGCTGGTGCGGCCGCCGGAATCACCGCAGCTCGATTATGAAGGCGAAATCGTCATCGTCATCGGCAAGGCCGGCCGGCGCATCGCCGAGGCCGACGCGCTCGGCCATATCGCGGCGCTGTCCCTGTGCAATGAAGGCACCATCCGCGACTGGGTGCGGCATGCCAAGTTCAACGTCACCCAAGGCAAGAATTTCGACCGCAGCGGCTCGATCGGCCCATGGCTGGTGCCGTTCACCGACGAGGCGCAGATCGCCGACATCGCGCTGACCACCCGCGTCAATGGCGAGTTGCGCCAGCAGGACCGCACCAGCCGCATGATCTTCTCCTTTCGCAAGATTATCGCCTATGTCTCGACCTTCACCACGCTGGTGCCTGGCGATATCATCGTCACCGGCACGCCGACGGGTGCCGGTGCGCGCTTCGAGCCGCCGATCTGGCTGAAGCCGGGCGATGTCATCGAGGTGGAGGCCGATGGCATCGGCGTGCTGCGAAACGGCGTCGTCGACGAGGCAGGACAATGA
- the hpaH gene encoding 2-oxo-hepta-3-ene-1,7-dioic acid hydratase — protein MTPEQVEDAAARLFEAERSRRQIRLLSLDFPEATMEDAYRVQAALVTRKIDAGLKPKGWKIGLTSKAMQYALAIDTPDSGVLFDDMFFNDGATVPAGRFIQPRVEAEIAFVMKAPLKGPGVTIFDVLNATDYITPALEILDTRIERVNAETKKARTFFDTISDNAANAGIVIGGRPQRPDEADMRWIGAIVSRNAEVEETGLGAGVLNHPAMGIAWLADRLARYGMSIAAGEVVLSGSFVRPVEARPGDTIVADFGNSGTVSIHFAKG, from the coding sequence ATGACCCCGGAGCAAGTGGAAGATGCCGCGGCACGGCTGTTCGAGGCCGAGCGTTCGCGCCGCCAGATCCGTCTGCTCAGCCTCGATTTTCCCGAGGCGACGATGGAGGATGCCTATCGCGTGCAGGCGGCGCTGGTGACGCGCAAGATCGATGCCGGGCTGAAACCGAAGGGCTGGAAGATCGGGCTGACCTCCAAGGCGATGCAATATGCACTCGCCATCGACACTCCGGATTCGGGCGTGCTGTTCGACGACATGTTCTTCAACGACGGCGCGACGGTTCCGGCCGGCCGCTTCATCCAGCCGCGCGTCGAAGCCGAGATCGCCTTCGTCATGAAGGCGCCCCTGAAGGGCCCCGGCGTGACGATCTTCGACGTGCTCAACGCCACCGACTACATCACGCCGGCGCTGGAAATCCTCGACACGCGCATCGAGCGCGTCAATGCCGAGACCAAGAAGGCGCGCACCTTCTTCGACACGATTTCAGACAATGCCGCCAATGCCGGCATCGTCATCGGCGGCCGGCCGCAGCGGCCCGATGAGGCCGACATGCGCTGGATCGGCGCCATCGTTTCGCGCAATGCCGAGGTCGAGGAAACCGGGCTCGGCGCCGGCGTGCTCAACCATCCGGCGATGGGCATTGCCTGGCTGGCCGACAGGCTCGCCCGCTACGGCATGTCGATCGCGGCCGGCGAGGTGGTGCTGTCAGGCTCTTTCGTGCGCCCGGTCGAGGCGCGTCCCGGCGATACGATCGTCGCCGATTTCGGCAATTCGGGCACGGTCAGCATCCATTTCGCGAAGGGCTGA
- a CDS encoding phosphotransferase, whose translation MSAVSTQSEPETAADVTALARCALEHWGVHEGEPELLKFRENAVFRIRLPNGQPAAMRIHRLGYHTDAALRSELRWMGFLQSAGIATPSPVATPAGDLFVLVSANASAQPRQADCLSWLEGRAVGARGVPLDFTPEQARQVFTEIGRTIAHMHNVTAAWTPPAGFARHAWDFDGFFGANPTWGRFETSPFLDGARRELVFQAREKAVKALSAHERSARNFGIIHADLVRENVLVHDGAIRIIDFDDCGYGWHMYDLAVALYQNREEAIYPLIEAALLDGYRQERTLTARDIAALPLFSALRAFAFLGWVQSRVEGDITREVGMRMSAIAADVVIAYLCGE comes from the coding sequence GTGAGCGCTGTTTCCACGCAATCCGAGCCGGAGACGGCAGCGGACGTCACGGCGCTTGCCAGGTGCGCGCTCGAACATTGGGGTGTTCACGAGGGTGAGCCGGAGCTGCTGAAATTCCGCGAGAACGCGGTCTTCCGCATCCGCTTGCCCAACGGCCAGCCCGCCGCCATGCGCATTCACCGGCTTGGCTATCACACAGATGCCGCCCTGCGCTCGGAACTGCGATGGATGGGTTTTCTGCAATCGGCCGGTATCGCCACGCCGTCTCCGGTCGCCACGCCGGCCGGCGATCTGTTCGTGCTTGTCAGCGCGAACGCTTCGGCCCAACCCCGGCAAGCCGATTGCCTGAGCTGGTTGGAAGGCCGCGCCGTCGGGGCACGAGGCGTACCGCTGGATTTTACGCCTGAGCAGGCAAGACAGGTCTTTACCGAGATCGGGCGGACCATCGCCCACATGCACAATGTCACAGCAGCCTGGACGCCGCCCGCCGGCTTTGCCCGTCATGCCTGGGACTTTGACGGCTTCTTCGGCGCCAACCCGACCTGGGGCCGCTTCGAGACCTCGCCCTTCCTCGACGGCGCCCGTCGCGAGCTGGTTTTCCAGGCGCGGGAAAAGGCCGTGAAGGCGCTGTCGGCGCATGAACGCAGCGCCCGTAATTTCGGCATCATCCACGCCGATCTGGTGCGCGAGAACGTGCTCGTCCATGACGGTGCGATCCGCATCATCGACTTCGACGACTGCGGCTATGGCTGGCACATGTACGACCTCGCCGTCGCGCTCTACCAGAACCGCGAGGAGGCGATCTATCCGCTGATCGAAGCCGCTTTGCTCGACGGCTATAGGCAGGAACGGACGCTGACCGCGCGGGACATCGCCGCATTGCCGCTGTTCTCGGCCTTGCGGGCCTTCGCCTTCCTCGGCTGGGTGCAGAGCCGCGTCGAAGGCGACATCACCAGGGAGGTCGGCATGCGCATGTCGGCCATCGCCGCCGATGTGGTGATTGCCTATCTGTGTGGCGAATAG
- a CDS encoding aminotransferase class III-fold pyridoxal phosphate-dependent enzyme, with protein sequence MTQSQEALVSRRSRLLGAKSQLFYDEPVHLVRGEGVWLYDADGRKYLDAYNNVAHVGHCHPHVVEALCRQASLLNTHTRYLHTAILDYVERLTATFDASLSTAILTCTGSEANDIALRMAQAATGRMGIIATDATYHGNTAAVSQLSTRMPPVGGRARNVRLVPAPDSFRHPDTMANGKAFGDAVREAIASLAKDGIGLSGIILCPLLANEGFPTLPSSFFDDAVAAVRQAGGLIIADEVQPGFGRTGSHFWGHQRAGFVPDIVTMGKPMGNGHPVAAVVTTRDILATFRNAFRYFNTFGGNPVSCAVANAVLDVIEQENLVANARDVGAYALGLLRPLAERHECIGEIRGAGLFFGAELVHDRETREPAPDIAEQVANRMRHRGVLMGKTGIHGNVLKIRPPMPFSRDNADVLIGLLDEVLGEVGGVKA encoded by the coding sequence ATGACTCAATCGCAAGAGGCGCTGGTTAGCCGGCGTTCCCGCCTGCTCGGCGCGAAATCGCAATTGTTCTATGACGAGCCCGTGCATCTGGTGCGCGGCGAAGGCGTCTGGCTCTACGATGCCGATGGCCGCAAATATCTCGATGCCTACAACAATGTCGCCCATGTCGGTCATTGCCATCCGCATGTGGTGGAGGCCCTGTGCCGGCAGGCAAGCCTGCTCAACACCCACACGCGCTATTTGCACACCGCCATCCTCGACTATGTCGAGCGGTTGACCGCGACCTTCGATGCCAGCCTGTCGACCGCCATCCTGACCTGCACCGGCAGCGAGGCCAACGACATCGCGCTGCGCATGGCGCAGGCCGCGACCGGCCGCATGGGCATCATCGCCACCGACGCCACCTATCACGGCAATACGGCTGCGGTTTCGCAGCTCAGCACCCGCATGCCGCCGGTCGGCGGCCGCGCCCGCAATGTCAGGCTGGTGCCGGCGCCCGATAGTTTTCGCCACCCTGATACGATGGCGAATGGCAAGGCTTTTGGCGACGCGGTGCGCGAAGCCATCGCCTCGCTGGCAAAGGACGGCATCGGCCTGTCCGGCATCATCCTTTGTCCGCTGCTCGCCAATGAGGGATTTCCGACACTTCCCAGCAGCTTTTTCGATGACGCCGTGGCGGCGGTGCGCCAGGCCGGTGGCCTGATCATCGCCGATGAGGTGCAGCCCGGTTTCGGCCGCACCGGCAGCCATTTCTGGGGCCACCAGCGCGCCGGTTTCGTTCCCGACATCGTCACCATGGGCAAGCCGATGGGCAACGGCCACCCGGTCGCCGCCGTAGTCACCACCAGGGATATATTGGCGACCTTCCGCAACGCTTTCCGCTACTTCAACACCTTTGGCGGCAACCCGGTCTCCTGCGCGGTGGCGAATGCCGTCCTCGACGTCATCGAGCAGGAAAATCTCGTCGCCAACGCACGCGATGTCGGCGCCTATGCGCTTGGGCTGCTGCGCCCGCTGGCCGAGCGCCATGAATGCATCGGCGAGATCAGGGGCGCCGGCCTGTTCTTCGGCGCCGAACTGGTTCACGACCGCGAGACCCGCGAACCCGCGCCCGACATCGCCGAGCAGGTCGCCAACCGCATGCGCCATCGCGGCGTGCTGATGGGCAAGACCGGCATCCACGGCAATGTGCTGAAGATCCGCCCACCAATGCCGTTCTCCCGAGACAATGCCGACGTCCTGATCGGGCTGCTTGACGAGGTGCTGGGTGAAGTCGGCGGAGTGAAGGCGTGA
- a CDS encoding aminotransferase class III-fold pyridoxal phosphate-dependent enzyme gives MRDINFLTETNAKPIWHPMAHPAEMRANPPKVIMKGEGVMVTDIAGNTVLDAVGGLWNVNLGYSCDPIKKAIADQLSALPYYSGFRGTSTGPSIELAYELCEWFEPEGMVRTFFTSGGSDSVETALRLARQYWKIRGQADRTKFLALKKGYHGTHFGGASVNGNANFRRNYEPLLPGVFHIPAPWTFRNPFDETDPVRLAKLCARALEDEIAFQGGDTIAAFIMEPVLGAGGVIVPHESFMPLVREICDRHEILLIADEVVTGFGRTGAWSGSRLSGVKPDFMTIAKAITSGYFPLGATLIGAKVADVFEADKTSFGAIGHGYTYSGHPVGCAAGLAALAETKRLRLNENAAARGTELAAVLEGLKAKHAIVGDVRYKGLMAALELVSDRTTKKPADKKTMAMVSEAAYEAGVMLRVSGNTIILSPPLIISAADVAKIGEALDVGLSKV, from the coding sequence ATGCGCGACATCAATTTCCTCACCGAGACCAACGCCAAGCCGATCTGGCACCCGATGGCGCATCCGGCCGAGATGCGGGCCAACCCGCCGAAGGTCATCATGAAAGGCGAGGGTGTGATGGTCACCGACATCGCCGGCAACACCGTGCTCGATGCCGTCGGCGGCCTGTGGAACGTCAATCTCGGCTACAGCTGCGACCCGATCAAGAAGGCGATCGCCGACCAGCTTTCGGCGCTGCCCTATTATTCCGGTTTTCGCGGCACCTCGACCGGGCCGTCGATCGAGCTCGCCTACGAACTCTGCGAATGGTTCGAGCCCGAAGGCATGGTGCGGACCTTCTTCACCTCGGGCGGTTCGGATTCGGTCGAAACAGCACTCCGACTGGCCAGGCAGTATTGGAAGATCCGCGGCCAGGCCGACCGCACCAAGTTCCTGGCGCTGAAGAAGGGTTATCACGGCACGCATTTCGGCGGCGCCTCGGTCAACGGCAACGCCAATTTCCGCCGCAACTACGAGCCATTGCTGCCAGGCGTCTTCCACATTCCGGCACCCTGGACCTTCCGCAACCCCTTCGACGAGACCGACCCAGTGCGGCTGGCGAAGCTGTGTGCCAGGGCGCTGGAGGACGAGATCGCCTTCCAGGGCGGCGACACCATCGCTGCCTTCATCATGGAGCCGGTGCTCGGCGCCGGTGGCGTCATCGTTCCGCATGAGAGCTTCATGCCGCTGGTGCGCGAGATCTGCGACCGCCACGAGATCCTTTTGATCGCCGATGAAGTTGTCACCGGCTTCGGCCGCACCGGCGCCTGGTCGGGCTCACGGCTGTCGGGAGTGAAGCCGGATTTCATGACCATCGCCAAGGCGATCACCTCCGGCTATTTCCCGCTCGGCGCCACGCTGATCGGCGCCAAGGTGGCCGATGTTTTCGAGGCGGACAAAACCAGCTTCGGCGCGATCGGTCACGGCTATACCTATTCCGGCCATCCGGTCGGCTGCGCGGCGGGCCTGGCGGCGCTTGCCGAAACCAAACGGCTTCGCCTGAACGAGAACGCGGCCGCGCGGGGTACCGAACTCGCGGCCGTGCTGGAGGGGCTGAAGGCCAAGCATGCGATCGTCGGTGATGTCCGGTACAAGGGCCTGATGGCGGCGCTGGAACTGGTCTCGGACCGCACGACGAAAAAGCCGGCCGACAAGAAGACCATGGCCATGGTTTCGGAGGCGGCCTACGAAGCCGGCGTCATGCTGCGCGTGTCCGGCAACACCATCATCCTGTCGCCGCCGCTGATCATCAGCGCCGCCGACGTTGCGAAGATCGGCGAAGCGCTCGATGTCGGCCTGTCGAAGGTCTGA
- a CDS encoding HAD-IA family hydrolase codes for MSALPAQALVLDFGGVVTRTLFETHALTEQALGLIEGTLQWRGPFDPGSDPLWRAMQADEISERDYWRTRTSEVGRLVGEDWQAMETFVRRARGAEPEKVVRPEADHAIRTVHAAGFQLAILSNELDLFYGADFRRRLPLLDLFDVIVDATYTGILKPDPRAYAFVTEALGLPAGACVFVDDQQRNIDGGIAAGMRTVHFDVAHPGQSYAEALGHFDLVPVA; via the coding sequence GTGAGCGCTCTGCCGGCCCAGGCGCTTGTCCTCGATTTCGGTGGCGTCGTCACCCGGACGCTGTTCGAGACGCACGCCTTGACCGAACAGGCGCTCGGCCTCATCGAGGGAACGCTGCAATGGCGCGGGCCGTTCGATCCAGGCAGCGATCCGCTGTGGCGCGCGATGCAGGCCGATGAGATCAGCGAGCGTGACTATTGGCGTACCCGCACAAGCGAGGTCGGCCGGCTGGTCGGCGAAGACTGGCAGGCGATGGAAACCTTCGTCCGGCGCGCGCGCGGCGCGGAGCCGGAAAAGGTGGTGCGGCCCGAAGCCGACCATGCCATTCGCACCGTGCATGCGGCCGGATTTCAGCTGGCGATCCTGTCCAACGAACTCGACCTGTTCTACGGCGCCGACTTCCGCCGCCGGCTGCCGCTGCTCGACCTGTTCGACGTGATCGTCGACGCCACCTATACCGGCATCCTCAAGCCCGATCCGCGCGCCTATGCCTTCGTCACCGAGGCGCTTGGCCTGCCGGCCGGGGCCTGCGTCTTCGTCGACGACCAGCAGCGCAATATCGATGGCGGTATCGCCGCCGGCATGCGCACGGTTCATTTCGACGTCGCCCACCCGGGCCAATCCTATGCCGAAGCACTCGGCCATTTCGACCTCGTCCCAGTTGCCTGA
- a CDS encoding UPF0261 family protein, which translates to MSAETATAPRILVIGTGDTKADELRFMKQCIEASGGSAMMMDVSVLGDPPYSPDHDKHAVARAVDVTIAEIVSSGDENTAMTLMAGGAVQLARKLHQSGEIDAFIAIGGSMGTDLALDVALCLPLGVPKFVVSTIAYSHLIPPERVAPDLMMILWAGGLYGLNSICKLVLSQACGAVVGAARIVLESRATTPAIGPTIGMTSLGSSCLRYMKTLKPALERRGYDVAVFHTTGMGGRAFESIAGQGHFCAVFDFSLQEITNHLAGSVVSSGADRLENAGARGIPQIAAPGAVDMVDLPTWQDLPAKFSKRPFHAHNRLIGSVTVDADDRRQVARTIAAKLGAAKGRSAFILPSQGIQEWDTQGEPLYEPEALAAFADEMRRAIPAGVEFHEIDAHINSDDFVGKALEIFDRWVEEGIIPRGIPAKGVAA; encoded by the coding sequence ATGTCTGCAGAGACGGCAACAGCGCCCCGCATCCTGGTCATCGGCACGGGCGACACCAAGGCCGACGAGCTGCGGTTCATGAAACAGTGCATCGAGGCATCGGGCGGCAGCGCCATGATGATGGATGTCAGCGTGCTCGGCGACCCGCCCTACAGCCCGGATCATGACAAGCATGCCGTCGCCCGCGCCGTCGATGTGACGATTGCCGAAATCGTCTCGAGCGGCGACGAGAACACCGCCATGACGCTGATGGCCGGCGGCGCCGTGCAGCTGGCGCGCAAGCTCCATCAAAGCGGTGAGATCGACGCCTTCATCGCCATCGGCGGCTCGATGGGAACCGACCTGGCGCTCGACGTGGCGCTTTGCCTGCCGCTCGGCGTGCCGAAATTCGTCGTCTCGACCATCGCCTATTCGCACCTGATCCCGCCCGAGCGCGTCGCGCCCGACCTGATGATGATCCTGTGGGCGGGCGGACTGTACGGCCTCAACTCGATCTGCAAGCTGGTCCTGTCGCAGGCCTGCGGCGCGGTTGTCGGAGCAGCCAGGATCGTACTCGAGTCGCGCGCCACGACTCCCGCCATCGGGCCAACCATCGGCATGACGTCGCTCGGCAGCAGCTGCCTGCGCTACATGAAGACGCTGAAACCGGCGCTGGAGCGGCGCGGCTATGACGTTGCCGTCTTCCACACCACCGGAATGGGCGGCCGCGCCTTCGAATCGATCGCCGGACAGGGGCACTTCTGCGCGGTGTTCGATTTCAGCCTGCAGGAAATCACCAACCATCTGGCCGGCTCCGTTGTCAGTTCGGGCGCCGACCGGCTGGAGAATGCCGGTGCCCGCGGCATTCCGCAGATCGCAGCACCCGGCGCCGTGGATATGGTCGATCTGCCGACCTGGCAGGATTTGCCGGCTAAATTCTCTAAGCGGCCGTTCCACGCCCACAACCGGCTGATCGGCTCGGTCACTGTCGATGCCGATGATCGTCGCCAGGTCGCCAGGACCATCGCCGCCAAGCTCGGCGCCGCGAAAGGTCGCTCCGCCTTCATCCTGCCTTCCCAAGGCATCCAGGAATGGGATACGCAAGGCGAGCCGCTCTATGAACCCGAAGCCTTGGCCGCCTTCGCCGACGAAATGCGCAGGGCGATTCCCGCTGGCGTCGAGTTCCACGAGATCGACGCCCACATCAACAGCGACGACTTCGTCGGCAAGGCGCTCGAAATCTTCGACCGCTGGGTCGAGGAAGGCATCATTCCGCGTGGCATACCGGCCAAGGGGGTGGCCGCGTGA
- a CDS encoding IclR family transcriptional regulator, with translation MGTVGKAISLLELFTVDESELGLSDLARRSGFDKATTRRLLMALTGHGFVEQDTGTRHYRLGAGLSRLARIREARFPFLQTAVPLVRDLAASTAETVHLSEFGVDTLVTVHVEHPARANRVNVDIGQLLPLYSTASGIAYLAFASDEIVKACLAGALNAFTAHTLVEPAAISGSIGEARDRGYSICDQGFEEGVISVAAAIRAADGFALGTIAVAAPKARTTTADIAERGLAVMEAAREISMRLNGDNLQTLRRQA, from the coding sequence TTGGGTACGGTCGGAAAAGCGATCTCACTTCTGGAGTTGTTCACCGTCGACGAGTCCGAGCTAGGGCTGTCCGATCTGGCGCGCCGCTCGGGCTTCGACAAGGCGACGACGCGGCGGCTGCTGATGGCGTTGACCGGCCATGGTTTCGTCGAGCAGGATACGGGCACGCGGCACTATCGCCTCGGCGCCGGCCTGTCGCGGCTGGCGCGCATACGCGAGGCGCGCTTTCCCTTCCTGCAGACGGCAGTTCCCTTGGTGCGGGATCTCGCGGCCTCGACGGCCGAGACCGTGCATTTGTCGGAATTCGGCGTCGACACGCTGGTCACCGTCCATGTCGAACATCCGGCGCGGGCAAACCGGGTCAATGTCGATATCGGTCAGCTTCTGCCTCTGTATTCGACCGCGTCCGGCATCGCCTATCTGGCCTTCGCCAGCGACGAGATCGTCAAGGCATGCCTGGCGGGTGCGCTCAACGCCTTCACGGCGCATACGCTTGTCGAGCCGGCGGCCATTTCCGGATCCATCGGCGAGGCGCGCGATCGCGGCTATTCGATCTGCGACCAGGGTTTCGAGGAGGGTGTCATCAGCGTCGCGGCGGCAATCCGTGCGGCTGACGGATTTGCGCTCGGCACGATCGCGGTGGCCGCGCCGAAGGCCAGGACAACGACGGCGGATATCGCGGAACGGGGACTTGCGGTGATGGAAGCGGCACGAGAGATTTCGATGCGCCTCAACGGCGACAATTTGCAAACCCTGAGGAGGCAGGCGTGA